One segment of Plasmodium vivax chromosome 14, whole genome shotgun sequence DNA contains the following:
- a CDS encoding hypothetical protein, conserved (encoded by transcript PVX_101140A) — MNALFRPASSITWPIATRHGVKKKKGIFPSLRNRLSWGMPRRERKRKTDERTKETVKVNLHLDRKNVSSTNLINCIGDQKKLLLYALCQAHRKGENQLGGSKLDDLIHSLCEKVITKEGGLQLREKLLFLSCLPSKSYAERVTLTRGDLKDGRFPPGRSAPIGSAKGRQNIHRRFIEWMDHKNAFNYYCTVLKKRKNNSLEEDEIDEDVTNFFLNKLNAALVSTISMYLLNVAYLNSKVAIRTNSLHLLITFMLKYVRHKTNRRIPMVRLCKHIELLTSVMYAAKIKNEKNYRDAEKEVDVMNKLKMMNKNEYPLDTSSFANMCWEVVGTRGSAELASVWGNNLAYITGKFYHYFNIYEFECPREGWPAGGSGSGGAANVGGEVDVGNGGEVPPGKLSNISGAAEDKDAMTRQIVYMIYFANSALVGSLNKLIRSYKKGSEGSGGSERSEGSSNGGTSKGGTSKGRLPPHMEGEAIRIITNYMFSCLPYNIFCKTLFNKLEELLIGMGALEKKLPLLSLSPSTLVQFMHLMSIQYSSHHVDAGATSFLWKNCLTEVLSNDCKLLNKKDKILLYISISKIFFLKKKQSSLFKLNSILFPELVHFTYRDLYSLVYSIGYSQFCDLPFFEALLRNIHKFRQKYCSRKLWTILSIFQPFDLNMSIFNMLLSYANCDGTERERKKKKEEEEEELDEPFEQHAANKDAKKLEEDLENKERILKELAAHIKEVSAPFFLT; from the coding sequence ATGAATGCTCTCTTCCGCCCTGCGTCAAGCATAACGTGGCCAATCGCGACGCGCCAtggggtgaagaagaaaaagggaatctTCCCATCTCTACGAAATAGACTCTCTTGGGGAATGCCaagaagggaaaggaaaagaaaaacagacGAACGCACCAAAGAAACGGTTAAAGTTAACCTCCATTTAGACCGCAAAAATGTCAGCAGCACAAATTTGATAAACTGCATAGGGGATCAAAAAAAGTTGTTGCTTTATGCCTTATGCCAGGCGcacagaaaaggagaaaatcaattggggggaagcaaactGGATGACCTGATTCATTCCTTATGCGAAAAGGTAATCACGAAAGAAGGGGGTCTACAGCTGAGGGAGAAGTTGCTCTTCCTTAGCTGCCTCCCCTCGAAGAGCTACGCTGAGAGGGTTACACTGACGAGAGGCGACCTCAAAGATGGGCGGTTCCCCCCAGGGAGAAGCGCTCCAATCGGCAGCGCCAAAGGGAGACAAAACATTCACAGGAGATTTATCGAATGGATGGACCACAAAAACGCATTTAACTACTACTGCactgttttaaaaaaaaggaaaaacaacagCCTGGAAGAGGACGAAATAGATGAAGATGTCACCAACTTTTTTCTGAACAAATTAAACGCAGCGTTAGTGAGCACCATTTCGATGTACCTTCTGAATGTTGCCTACCTGAACAGCAAGGTGGCCATTCGAACCAACAGCTTGCACCTCCTAATCACATTTATGTTAAAGTATGTGAGGCATAAAACGAACAGACGCATACCCATGGTGCGTCTGTGCAAGCACATAGAATTGTTAACCTCCGTAATGTATGCAGCGAagattaaaaatgagaaaaactACAGGGACGCGGAGAAAGAGGTTGATGTGATGAATAAGCTCAAAATGATGAACAAGAATGAGTATCCTTTGGACACTTCCTCCTTCGCCAACATGTGCTGGGAGGTTGTAGGCACACGGGGCAGTGCCGAGCTCGCCTCTGTTTGGGGCAACAACTTGGCCTACATCACTGGCAAGTTTTACCactattttaatatatacgAGTTTGAGTGCCCGAGGGAGGGGTGGCCggcagggggaagcggctccGGTGGAGCGGCGAACGTGGGCGGCGAGGTGGACGTAGgcaacgggggggaagtcccaCCCGGAAAATTGAGCAACATCTCAGGGGCAGCCGAAGATAAAGATGCGATGACTCGGCAAATCGTCTACATGATATACTTCGCGAACAGCGCGCTGGTTGGCTCCCTAAACAAGTTGATAAGAAGttataaaaaggggagtgaGGGAAGTGGGGGAAGCGAGAGAAGTGAGGGAAGTTCCAATGGAGGCACCTCAAAGGGAGGCACCTCAAAGGGACGCCTTCCACCCCACATGGAAGGAGAAGCGATACGCATAATAACAAATTACATGTTCAGCTGTCTGCCGTATAACATTTTCTGCAAGACgctttttaacaaattggaGGAGCTCCTCATTGGCATGGGCGCGCTGGAGAAAAAGTTGCCACTGCTCTCACTGAGTCCATCCACTCTGGTTCAGTTCATGCACCTGATGAGCATACAGTACAGTAGCCACCACGTGGATGCAGGTGCCACATCATTTCTGTGGAAAAATTGCCTGACAGAAGTCCTATCAAATGATTGCAAATtgttaaacaaaaaggataaaattttgCTCTACATAAGCATATctaagattttttttttaaagaaaaagcagaGCTCCTTGTTTAAATtaaattccattttgttccccGAGTTGGTACATTTTACCTACCGAGATTTATACAGCTTGGTTTACTCCATCGGCTACTCCCAGTTTTGcgatttgccattttttgagGCCCTCCTGAGGAATATTCACAAGTTCAGGCAGAAATATTGCAGCCGCAAGTTGTGGACCATTTTGTCTATTTTTCAGCCGTTCGACCTGAACATGTCCATCTTCAACATGCTCCTGAGTTACGCCAACTGCGACGG